The genomic DNA AATCCACCTAATCACCGGCTCCAACATGTCCGGTAAGAGCACATTCCTACGAACGATCGGGATTAATCTCTGTCTGGCGCAAGCCGGAGGTCCCGTTTGTGCACGCTCGCTTGAATGGACCTGGAGCCGGCTGGCCTGTTGCATTCGTGTCGACGATTCACTCGATGCCGGTCTGTCGTTCTTCTATGCCGAGGTCAAACGACTCAAGACGATCCTCGATGCCACCAAAGAAATGACCGCACCACCCGTGCTGTTCCTGATCGATGAAATCTTCAAAGGCACCAATAACCGGGAGCGGCTCATCGGCAGCCGGGCCTACATTACCGCACTGTCGCAAGGAAACGGTTTCGGCCTCGTGAGCACCCATGATCTGGAGTTGGCGGATCTGGCGTCCGTCGTGCCGAGACTCATCAATGCGCACTTTCAGGAAACCGTATCAGCCGGTACACTCGAGTTCGATTACCGGCTCCGGCCAGGCCCGTGCCCCACGACGAACGCGCTGAGAATTATGGAGTTGGAAGGCCTCCCTATTTCCCCGGCACCAAATATCAGGCAGAATGCTCCTCACGGATGACCACTTCGGCCCGTTCTGAAACTCAACGTCTGTCACATCCCCTTCGGGGTCTCTTGATCGCCCAGTTCTGCGGCGCCTTCAACGATAACGCATGGAAACTGATGGTCGCCTTGCTCGCCATTCGGCAAGCCACAGCAGGTATGCCGGCGGGCCCTGCCTTGGAGACAGTCGCCCAGACACAAACCGCAATGGCATTCGTGATTTTCACGCTGCCGTTGGTGCTTCTCTCTCTCGTCGGAGGCACATTGGCCGATCGCGTGAGCAAGCGGACAGTCATCATTTCGATCAAAGTCATCGAGGTCTTTCTTATGGCCGCCGGCATGCTTGCGCTCCGGCTGAATCCAGCCGGAGGCGTCCTGCCTTTGGTCGTGTTATGCGGCATGGGTGCGCATAGCGCCCTCTTTAGTCCTTCGAAATATGGCATCCTTCCCGAATTGATCCCGCACGAGCGACTTGCTGTCGGCAACGGTTTGTTGGAAATGTGGACCTTTGCCGCAATTCTAACGGGGACCGCAGCGGGGGGATTTCTTCTACAAATCGCCGGAGAGCAAACCTGGCTGGCCCCGCTGGCATTGACCGGCCTCTCGGTCATCGGTCTCATAACCGCCTTGAGCATTCCACACGTGTCACCCGCCCGCACGGCCGGGGGGGTGGGAGCCACCCTCCAAGGCGCATGGGCGGCGATTCAATCCGAACGGATGCTGCGCATGGCCGTTCCCATGGAAGTCATGTTCTGGACGATTGCGAGCCTGTTCGGACAGAATGTGCTTGTCTATGCAAAAGCTGTCTTGCATCTGTCTGACGCGATGTCGGGCCTTCCCCTCACCATTCTGTCGGTGGGCATCGGAATCGGCGCACTACTTGTCGGACGACTCTCCCGGAACCGGGTCGAGTACGGATTGATTCCTTTAGGCGCCATCGGCGTGTTTCTGACATTGCTGTCGCTCGGCATCTTGGCACCCCCGCTGGCAGGAACATTCCTCATGATGGGAATACTCGGAATTGCCAGTTCATTCATCTTCGTTCCGTTAAACGCCATCCTCCAATGGAAATCCCCCTCCAATCGGAGGGGCGCCGTCATTTCGTTTTCCAACACATGCGTCTTCACCGGCATCTTGATGGGATCACTGGTCGGCGGTTCCTTGGCCAATGCCGGCCTCTCGACGACCGGCATTTTCCTGGCCGCGGCCGCAATGACGGTGGGCGGCATAGGATGGGCGCTTTGGTTTTTGCCAGACACGTTGATTCGGCTGGTGCTGGTCATTCTCACCAACACCCTCTATCGGCTCCGCATCATCGGTCAGTCTCATGTTCCACAATCCGGTGGAGCGCTTCTCGTTCCCAATCATGTCTCCTTTGTCGATGGCTTTTTACTGATCGCCGCCTTGGATCGGCCCGTGCGTTTTGTCGTTGATTCGCAATATACCGAACAGCCGATCTTCAAACCTTTCATGAAGGCGCTCGGCGTCATTCCCATTTCCTCTCATGGAGGCTTGCGGGTCGTTTTAAAAGCGCTCCGCGATGCCGGTGCGGCTATCGACAAGGGAGAACTCGTGTGCATCTTCCCTGAAGGCCAGATTACTCGTACGGGAACGTTGTTGCCGTTCCGACGGGGTTTCGAACGGGTCGTGAAAGGGCGAACGGCTCCCATCATCCCGGTTCATCTTGACCGGGTATGGGGCAGTATCTTCAGCTTCAATCATGGCCGCTTTCTCTGGAAAATACCCGAACGATTT from Nitrospira sp. includes the following:
- a CDS encoding bifunctional Acyl-[acyl-carrier-protein]-phospholipid O-acyltransferase/Acyl-[acyl-carrier-protein] synthetase; the protein is MTTSARSETQRLSHPLRGLLIAQFCGAFNDNAWKLMVALLAIRQATAGMPAGPALETVAQTQTAMAFVIFTLPLVLLSLVGGTLADRVSKRTVIISIKVIEVFLMAAGMLALRLNPAGGVLPLVVLCGMGAHSALFSPSKYGILPELIPHERLAVGNGLLEMWTFAAILTGTAAGGFLLQIAGEQTWLAPLALTGLSVIGLITALSIPHVSPARTAGGVGATLQGAWAAIQSERMLRMAVPMEVMFWTIASLFGQNVLVYAKAVLHLSDAMSGLPLTILSVGIGIGALLVGRLSRNRVEYGLIPLGAIGVFLTLLSLGILAPPLAGTFLMMGILGIASSFIFVPLNAILQWKSPSNRRGAVISFSNTCVFTGILMGSLVGGSLANAGLSTTGIFLAAAAMTVGGIGWALWFLPDTLIRLVLVILTNTLYRLRIIGQSHVPQSGGALLVPNHVSFVDGFLLIAALDRPVRFVVDSQYTEQPIFKPFMKALGVIPISSHGGLRVVLKALRDAGAAIDKGELVCIFPEGQITRTGTLLPFRRGFERVVKGRTAPIIPVHLDRVWGSIFSFNHGRFLWKIPERFPYPVTVSFGAPLPPNTTVHELRGKIRELGEAAWQLRKPSRRPLHREFIRSMRRYPFRLAMADQNRPHVSSLQALIGSIVLARTLQPYWEGQQRVGVLLPPTVAAALVNVAAPLCGKTIVNLNYTVGKSGLEAAVELADLRTVVTSHAFVEKAKLELPDGPSMIWLEDVAKTIGLRQKVPAALLALFAPCRVIERACGQTTPLTPDSMATIIFSSGSTGEPKGVMLSHFNIDANSQGAMQVLHFYQNERVLGILPFFHSFGYMVFWFVMSNNAAMIFHPSPLDVAAIGELIRRYRITFIVTTPTFLQLYSRRCTPEQFSSVRVILTGAEKLPARLAEAVEDKFGIGPIEGYGVTECAPVIAVNCPDFRAAGYYQPASRRGTVGQPLPGVSVRIVDPDSDAPLPTGTPGMLLVKGPNVMNGYLGREDLTAQVMRNGWYITGDIAMLDDDGFLTITDRLSRFSKIGGEMVPHGKVEEALQQAAGSDTQVFAVTGLPDEKKGERLAVLHTLEESRIPPILEKISASGLPNLFIPGKHQFVKVDALPVLGTGKLDLRGVKRIAMERLKGSIES